A region of Chiloscyllium plagiosum isolate BGI_BamShark_2017 chromosome 37, ASM401019v2, whole genome shotgun sequence DNA encodes the following proteins:
- the LOC122541604 gene encoding zinc finger protein 271-like, protein MCDQGFMQSSMLTKHQNIHTREKPFICGVCNKSFSRSSHLRNHRYVHTGEKPFKCEVCDKAFATSTTLLNHQRIHTGEKPFSCQVCDKSFIYSSDLKTHQRIHTGEKPYRCDICDQAFTHSLTLVNHRRIHTGEKPFKCKSCEKSFSQSSHLRLHLRIHTGEKPFACQVCDKSFSQPSHLRIHQRIHTGEKPFICKVCDKSFSQLSNLRLHQSMHTGEKPFTCDVCDKSFSKSSCLLDHQRIHTGDKPFMCKLCDKLFSRSSALLNHQRIHTGDQPFTCDVCNKSFSVSSTLRVHQRIHTGEKPFRCEVCDKSFTDSSTLRVHRRTHTGEKPFTCEVCDKSFSDLSTLRAHRRVHTGDKPFMCVVCKKSFSQSSNLRRHQRLHTGEKPFRREISN, encoded by the coding sequence ATGTGTGACCAGGGTTTCATGCAGTCATCGATGCTCACAAAACACCAAAATATCCATACTAGGGAGAAGCCATTCATTTGTGGAGTGTGCAATAAATCATTCTCTCGGTCATCACACCTTCGCAATCACCGATATGTTcatacaggggagaaaccatttaaATGTGAAGTTTGTGATAAAGCTTTTGCAACATCTACGACCCTCCTGAATCAtcaacgcattcacacaggggagaaacccttCAGCTGTCAGGTTTGTGACAAATCTTTCATCTACTCTTCTGATCTGAAGACACACCAAAggatccacacaggggagaaaccttACAGGTGTGACATATGTGACCAAGCCTTCACACACTCGTTGACTCTTGTGAATCACCGgcgcattcacactggggagaaaccattcaagtgcAAGTCGTGTGAAAAATCATTCTCACAGTCATCACACCTCCGCTTGCATTTacgcattcacactggggagaaaccatttgCATGCCAAgtttgtgacaaatcattctcgcAACCATCGCACCTCCGCATCCACCAACGCATCCAtacaggagagaaaccattcatatgcaaagtgtgtgacaaatcattctcgcAATTATCGAACCTCCGACTCCACCAGTCCAtgcacacaggggagaaaccattcacatgtgatgtttgtgacaaatcattctcgaAGTCATCGTGTCTCCTTGaccaccaacgcattcacacaggggacAAGCCATTTATGTGCAAGTTGTGTGACAAATTATTCTCACGATCATCAGCCCTCCTCAaccaccaacgcattcacacaggggacCAACCATTCACGTGTGACGTGTGTAACAAATCATTCTCTGTCTCGTCAACTCTCCGCGTCCAtcaacgcattcacacaggggagaaaccattcaggtGTGAAGTGTGTGACAAGTCATTCACCGACTCATCAACTCTCCGTGTACACCGTCGcactcacacaggggagaaaccattcacatgcgaagtgtgtgacaaatcattctcggACTTATCGACCCTTCGTGCACATCGACGTGTTCATACCGGGGATAAACCATTTATGTGTGTTGTGTGCAAGAAATCATTCTCACAGTCGTCAAACCTTAGGAGACACCAGCGTTTAcatacaggggagaaaccattcagacGTGAGATTTCTAATTAG